In Terriglobus sp. TAA 43, a single window of DNA contains:
- a CDS encoding DUF4232 domain-containing protein, which yields MASTRTNGRIQPQMKKASSLGIAAFLLLSCGCSSPYRGRGLVTPAQPQQDSKPSACTALDIALSFDSADGEFNGMSHSGAYLVLTNIGLRTCTVPRRPQITWLDITNAPLNAQADTPKGMHPGPVLTPVVLAPGKSARSALRWVSGEVYDHNTCVNVAKGTAKLDQGEVTAPLQARICGDATVGPRFEQQLLQPQGQTAAPAGSGNAK from the coding sequence TTGGCAAGCACAAGGACTAACGGGCGCATCCAACCGCAGATGAAGAAAGCATCAAGTCTCGGGATCGCCGCCTTCCTGCTTCTGTCGTGTGGCTGTTCGTCGCCATATCGCGGCAGGGGGCTGGTCACTCCCGCGCAGCCGCAACAAGACTCGAAGCCGTCCGCCTGCACGGCGCTCGACATCGCTCTGAGCTTTGACTCCGCCGACGGCGAATTCAACGGCATGTCCCACTCGGGCGCCTATCTCGTTTTGACCAACATAGGGCTACGAACCTGCACAGTGCCGCGCCGTCCGCAGATCACCTGGTTGGACATCACCAACGCGCCCCTCAACGCCCAGGCCGACACGCCAAAGGGGATGCACCCCGGCCCGGTACTGACGCCTGTAGTGCTTGCTCCGGGCAAGTCCGCGCGCTCGGCACTGCGTTGGGTCTCCGGCGAAGTCTATGACCACAACACCTGCGTGAATGTGGCAAAAGGCACCGCGAAACTCGACCAAGGCGAGGTCACAGCTCCGCTGCAGGCAAGGATATGCGGCGACGCTACCGTTGGTCCGCGCTTCGAGCAGCAATTGCTGCAGCCGCAGGGACAGACAGCAGCACCTGCCGGATCGGGCAACGCCAAGTAG
- a CDS encoding LpxI family protein, translated as MDRLGLIAGNGRFPFLLLEAARARGLHVVVAAIKEETDPEMDTRATNDSGMEVHWMSLGELSKLIDTFQKAGVHNAVMAGQVRHKQIFSAIRPDWRLAKLLMSLSTRNTDMLLGAVAKVLSDEGIELISSTAYLEPMLAKQGVLTQRAPNEVEHNDIAYGLTVARGIAGFDLGQTVVIAAGACVAVEAMEGTDACIARAGALMGSLDDNASTLARSLTVVKVAKPKQDLRFDVPVVGVPTIRAMQAAGATCLAIEAGRTLLFDEENMLREANAAGIAVVGEQRNA; from the coding sequence ATGGACAGGCTTGGATTAATCGCTGGTAACGGACGCTTCCCTTTTCTTCTGCTTGAGGCCGCAAGGGCACGCGGGCTGCATGTGGTGGTCGCGGCCATTAAGGAAGAAACCGATCCGGAGATGGACACGCGCGCCACAAACGACAGCGGCATGGAAGTCCACTGGATGAGCCTGGGCGAACTATCGAAACTGATCGACACCTTCCAGAAGGCCGGCGTACACAACGCCGTGATGGCCGGGCAGGTGCGCCACAAGCAGATCTTCTCTGCCATCCGTCCGGATTGGCGGCTGGCCAAACTGCTGATGAGTCTGAGCACACGCAACACTGACATGCTGCTGGGCGCAGTAGCCAAAGTGCTGAGCGATGAAGGTATTGAACTGATCAGCTCCACCGCTTACCTGGAACCCATGCTGGCCAAGCAGGGTGTGCTGACACAGCGCGCGCCAAACGAAGTCGAACACAACGACATTGCCTACGGTCTCACCGTGGCGCGCGGTATCGCGGGGTTCGATCTTGGGCAGACGGTCGTCATCGCCGCAGGTGCGTGCGTCGCGGTGGAAGCGATGGAAGGTACAGATGCCTGCATTGCCCGCGCCGGTGCGCTGATGGGTTCACTGGACGATAACGCATCCACGCTGGCACGTTCACTGACCGTGGTGAAGGTTGCCAAACCCAAGCAGGATCTTCGTTTTGACGTCCCTGTGGTGGGCGTTCCCACCATCCGCGCCATGCAGGCTGCAGGAGCCACATGCCTGGCAATCGAAGCAGGCCGAACTCTCCTCTTCGACGAAGAGAACATGCTCCGCGAGGCGAATGCGGCAGGCATCGCTGTAGTTGGAGAGCAGCGCAATGCCTGA
- a CDS encoding TIGR03435 family protein yields MMIPPLYRIVGNAVFTTMTLGCISITLAAQTQQTSPPGGAPLQWMAVSIHQMDPAHENNASASDQANGLSEKGAPLASLISQAYNFGIMPMRDDEVEGLPGWAKSARYDVEARVAPEDVPAYKKLSDLSTADTITAFKTRTYTGQMLMEQQLLIERFHLKMHWTTGERNVYMLTEAKGGAKVKTTESDPNHGTLSFSSGKINGKAVPIVFFASILEMPADRKIVDKTGLTGSYDMDLHFSSSNLGATSNTDSNDPDLFTALQEQLGLKLQPAKMTIPILVVDHIDPPSDN; encoded by the coding sequence ATGATGATTCCCCCTCTGTATCGAATAGTTGGTAATGCTGTGTTCACTACGATGACACTTGGTTGCATCAGCATCACGCTGGCTGCCCAAACGCAACAGACGTCGCCGCCGGGTGGCGCACCCTTGCAGTGGATGGCCGTGTCCATTCACCAGATGGACCCGGCGCATGAGAACAATGCTTCGGCAAGCGATCAGGCGAACGGCCTCTCGGAGAAGGGCGCGCCGTTGGCGTCGTTGATTTCGCAGGCCTATAACTTCGGCATCATGCCCATGCGTGACGATGAGGTGGAAGGTCTGCCAGGTTGGGCCAAGTCCGCGCGATATGACGTTGAGGCGCGCGTTGCTCCTGAGGACGTGCCTGCATACAAGAAGCTTTCTGACCTGTCGACGGCAGATACGATCACTGCATTCAAGACGCGCACCTACACCGGACAGATGCTGATGGAGCAGCAACTGCTCATCGAACGCTTCCACTTGAAGATGCATTGGACCACTGGCGAACGCAACGTGTACATGCTGACCGAAGCCAAGGGCGGCGCAAAGGTGAAGACGACCGAGTCTGATCCGAATCATGGGACGCTCTCATTCTCCTCGGGCAAGATCAATGGCAAGGCGGTACCGATTGTGTTCTTCGCGTCCATTTTGGAGATGCCGGCAGACAGAAAGATCGTGGACAAGACAGGACTGACTGGCTCGTATGACATGGACCTGCACTTCTCATCGTCCAATCTTGGAGCGACCAGCAACACGGACAGCAACGATCCAGACCTCTTCACGGCGCTGCAGGAGCAGCTTGGGTTGAAGCTGCAGCCCGCGAAGATGACAATCCCGATCCTCGTCGTCGATCACATCGACCCGCCTTCAGACAACTAG
- a CDS encoding peroxiredoxin — protein MQRAGLWSMVLVAALAVVGTARMAMAAAAAGLLETGTAAPNFTLPSQEDKQVSLSQYKGKWVVLYFYPKDQTQGCTIEAHNFQRDQAMYDKANAAVLGVSLDTADSHKAFCTKENLTFKLLADPEHKVVDEYGVPVVAAGPNHFAKRVTFLISPKGKIVKVWPDVKVQNHSEEVLAAITEAKTAKM, from the coding sequence ATGCAGCGTGCAGGATTGTGGTCCATGGTGTTGGTAGCCGCGTTGGCGGTGGTAGGAACGGCGCGTATGGCGATGGCCGCAGCCGCCGCTGGTCTGTTGGAAACGGGCACGGCTGCCCCGAACTTCACTCTTCCCTCGCAGGAAGACAAACAGGTAAGCCTGTCGCAGTACAAGGGCAAGTGGGTGGTTCTGTACTTCTATCCGAAGGATCAGACGCAGGGCTGCACCATTGAAGCGCACAACTTTCAGCGCGATCAGGCCATGTATGACAAGGCCAACGCCGCAGTTCTGGGCGTGAGCCTGGACACCGCCGACAGCCACAAGGCGTTCTGCACCAAGGAGAACCTGACCTTCAAGCTGCTGGCTGACCCCGAACACAAGGTTGTGGATGAGTACGGCGTGCCCGTCGTGGCTGCTGGCCCCAACCACTTCGCCAAGCGCGTCACCTTCCTCATCTCGCCCAAGGGCAAGATCGTAAAGGTATGGCCCGACGTGAAGGTGCAGAATCACAGCGAAGAGGTTCTGGCCGCCATCACCGAAGCGAAGACCGCAAAGATGTAA
- a CDS encoding class I SAM-dependent methyltransferase → MSTDTAGFYDDLAEHYHLIFEDWGRSIQRQAATLGPLLENKLAGGPLKILDCACGIGTQALGMAQRGHSVIATDLSKAAVRRAASEARKLGLEITFHVADMRNLSALPTSDFDAVLVGDNSLPHLLSDQDLSQALENISARLKPGGALLATIRDYDSLLATRPSFQGPTFYSENETRRIVHQVWDWDGNEYEVHLYLTWKSASLWASKHYASRYRALTRAELTQALESTGFAEIEWLMPETTTFYQPIVLAHKDHSTVEST, encoded by the coding sequence ATGAGCACGGACACCGCGGGATTCTACGATGATTTGGCAGAACACTATCATCTGATCTTTGAGGATTGGGGCCGCTCGATTCAACGACAGGCAGCTACGCTGGGGCCGTTGCTCGAAAACAAGCTGGCTGGAGGCCCTCTCAAGATACTCGACTGTGCCTGTGGGATCGGAACACAAGCGCTCGGGATGGCCCAACGCGGTCATTCGGTTATTGCCACGGATCTAAGCAAGGCAGCAGTGAGGCGAGCCGCCAGTGAAGCGCGCAAATTGGGCCTGGAGATCACATTCCATGTGGCCGACATGCGAAATCTTTCCGCTCTGCCCACGTCAGACTTTGACGCGGTACTGGTCGGGGATAACTCTCTGCCTCACCTGTTGTCCGATCAGGATTTGAGCCAGGCGCTGGAGAATATTTCCGCTCGATTAAAGCCCGGAGGTGCCCTGCTCGCCACGATTCGCGACTACGACAGCCTGCTAGCCACCCGTCCATCCTTTCAAGGGCCCACTTTTTATTCAGAAAATGAGACGCGTCGCATTGTTCATCAGGTGTGGGACTGGGACGGTAACGAATACGAAGTTCATCTATACCTGACCTGGAAATCGGCCTCACTCTGGGCAAGCAAACATTATGCGTCTCGATATCGCGCCTTAACGCGCGCCGAACTCACCCAGGCTCTTGAATCAACCGGCTTCGCCGAAATCGAATGGCTGATGCCAGAAACAACAACGTTCTATCAGCCGATCGTGCTCGCACACAAAGATCACTCGACCGTCGAATCGACTTGA
- a CDS encoding TIGR03435 family protein, whose protein sequence is MWSLSRVSSLAACFLVATSGIAQQQTPPGGNPLPWAAVSIHPADPSVTNIHWGDQPNGISFQGVGLKMLISQAYNFNVATFRDDEIEGLPAWATSTRYDVLARVDPDDQKAFQKLSNLSIQEVVAAYAARQTTGEMLMEQALLADRFHLKAHWEQRERSVYVLTVAKSGVRMSPAADPKHGSVSFDPGKLAAEGIPVSFIASVLASHVQRTVIDKTGLKGQYDFDLHFASESMTAASSTSGEPDFFTAVQEQLGLKLQSSKAQVPVLVIDHVEPPTPN, encoded by the coding sequence GTGTGGTCATTGTCTCGTGTGTCTTCACTTGCAGCCTGTTTTCTTGTCGCAACGTCAGGCATTGCCCAGCAGCAGACACCTCCCGGCGGCAATCCTCTTCCCTGGGCCGCTGTTTCGATCCACCCGGCTGATCCTTCGGTTACGAACATCCATTGGGGTGATCAGCCGAACGGTATCTCCTTCCAAGGCGTCGGTCTGAAGATGCTTATCTCGCAGGCTTATAACTTCAACGTGGCTACATTTCGTGACGACGAAATTGAAGGCTTGCCTGCATGGGCAACCTCAACTCGTTACGATGTTCTTGCGCGAGTGGATCCAGACGATCAAAAGGCGTTCCAAAAGCTCTCAAATCTGTCGATACAGGAAGTTGTTGCCGCCTATGCTGCTCGTCAAACGACTGGCGAGATGTTGATGGAGCAAGCTTTGCTGGCAGACCGGTTCCATCTTAAGGCGCATTGGGAGCAGCGAGAACGAAGCGTGTATGTGCTGACAGTCGCGAAGAGTGGCGTACGGATGTCGCCTGCGGCGGATCCAAAACATGGCAGCGTGAGTTTTGACCCCGGAAAGCTCGCAGCCGAAGGAATCCCTGTGTCATTCATCGCAAGTGTGCTTGCTTCCCATGTGCAGCGAACCGTGATCGACAAGACCGGCTTGAAAGGCCAGTATGACTTCGATCTACACTTCGCCTCAGAGAGTATGACTGCCGCAAGCAGCACAAGCGGTGAGCCTGACTTCTTCACCGCAGTGCAGGAGCAGCTTGGCCTGAAATTGCAGAGCAGTAAAGCGCAGGTTCCGGTATTGGTAATTGACCATGTCGAGCCACCCACACCAAACTGA
- the lpxA gene encoding acyl-ACP--UDP-N-acetylglucosamine O-acyltransferase, producing MAIHPTSFVAPGAVIPESCTVGPFCTVGPNVVLGERCELISHVVLDGHLTMGDDNRVFPFSSVGCSPQDLKYKNEPTKLTIGNGNTIRECVTISRGTVGGGGETMIGDGCLIMAYVHIGHDSKIGNCCILPNGSTLAGHVTVEDYAVLSANAPVHQFCTIGAYAYIGGGTTITQDVLPYSLTSVRRENKAFGINKVGLERRGFTAEEIKQLRQAYRLLQASGLNTTQALEAIREKIASGEFGERVAYLAEFIAKSERGVIK from the coding sequence ATGGCAATTCATCCCACCAGCTTCGTTGCGCCGGGTGCAGTCATTCCCGAAAGCTGCACCGTGGGTCCCTTCTGCACCGTCGGCCCCAACGTTGTGCTGGGCGAACGCTGCGAACTGATCAGCCACGTTGTGCTGGACGGCCACCTGACTATGGGCGACGACAACCGTGTCTTCCCGTTCTCATCGGTCGGCTGCAGCCCGCAGGACCTGAAGTACAAGAACGAGCCGACGAAGCTGACCATCGGCAACGGCAACACCATTCGCGAGTGCGTGACCATTAGCCGCGGTACCGTTGGCGGTGGCGGCGAAACAATGATCGGCGATGGCTGCCTGATCATGGCTTACGTCCACATTGGCCACGACTCGAAGATCGGCAACTGCTGCATCCTTCCCAACGGCTCCACGCTCGCCGGACACGTCACGGTCGAGGACTACGCTGTCCTCAGCGCCAACGCGCCCGTGCATCAGTTCTGCACCATCGGCGCCTATGCATACATCGGCGGCGGCACCACCATCACGCAGGATGTGTTGCCCTACAGCCTGACCAGCGTGCGCCGCGAAAACAAGGCCTTCGGCATCAACAAGGTTGGTTTGGAGCGCCGCGGCTTTACCGCCGAAGAAATCAAGCAGCTTCGCCAGGCTTATCGACTGCTGCAGGCAAGCGGGCTGAACACCACGCAGGCACTCGAAGCGATCCGCGAAAAGATAGCCAGCGGCGAGTTCGGCGAACGCGTCGCGTACCTTGCAGAGTTCATCGCCAAGAGCGAACGCGGCGTCATCAAGTAA
- a CDS encoding M20 family metallopeptidase — protein MSSDPHLQSVLTETSDRWLARLRELVECESPTEDAAAVNRAMDMAIAWAEELGGRVVRHPQTGYGDVVELWFGEHAAGCKPLMLLGHLDTVWPRVTLAGMPWRQEADAQGRMRLWGPGVLDMKAGVIMALAAMEAVQQNGGLSRPVVLLLNPDEETGSEVSRPHTERIAHDCEAVFVLEPAQGLPGTADDAAYKTARKGVGQYRLDVTGLASHSGVDFTRGRSAVLELARLLLKVEQFTDLETGLTVNPGVIGGGTRSNVIAAHAWAEVDVRIARAADAERVDRFFHGLTVDDPACSLQVSGGINRPPMERGEGTVRLFEQARSLAASLGMELKEAATGGGSDGNFTAGIGVPTLDGMGAVGEGAHAAHESLLLDHLLPRTVLLAAMIASSE, from the coding sequence ATGTCTTCCGATCCGCACCTGCAAAGCGTCCTGACTGAAACCAGCGACCGATGGCTTGCCCGTTTGCGCGAGCTGGTCGAGTGCGAGTCGCCCACGGAAGACGCAGCGGCGGTGAACCGCGCGATGGATATGGCGATTGCCTGGGCGGAGGAGCTTGGCGGGCGTGTGGTGCGCCATCCGCAGACCGGCTATGGAGATGTCGTTGAGCTTTGGTTTGGGGAGCATGCCGCTGGCTGTAAGCCATTGATGTTATTGGGGCATCTGGACACAGTCTGGCCGAGGGTAACGCTTGCGGGCATGCCGTGGCGTCAGGAAGCCGACGCGCAGGGACGGATGCGACTGTGGGGACCGGGCGTTCTGGATATGAAGGCCGGAGTCATTATGGCGCTGGCTGCGATGGAGGCGGTCCAGCAAAACGGAGGCCTTTCGCGACCTGTTGTGCTGCTGCTGAACCCGGATGAGGAGACCGGATCAGAGGTTTCGCGGCCTCATACGGAGCGGATTGCGCATGATTGTGAGGCGGTTTTCGTGCTGGAACCGGCGCAGGGATTGCCGGGTACCGCGGACGATGCCGCCTACAAAACGGCGCGAAAGGGCGTCGGGCAATATCGGCTGGATGTGACCGGCTTGGCCTCGCATTCCGGGGTGGATTTCACGCGCGGACGTTCGGCGGTGCTGGAGCTGGCCCGCCTGCTGTTGAAGGTGGAGCAGTTCACGGACCTGGAGACGGGGCTGACAGTGAATCCTGGCGTGATTGGCGGCGGAACGCGGTCAAACGTGATTGCCGCGCATGCCTGGGCTGAGGTGGATGTTCGCATTGCGCGGGCAGCGGATGCGGAACGTGTTGATCGGTTTTTTCACGGGCTTACCGTCGATGATCCTGCCTGCTCGTTGCAGGTGAGTGGAGGCATCAATCGTCCGCCGATGGAGCGTGGCGAGGGAACGGTGCGTTTGTTCGAGCAGGCTCGTTCGCTGGCCGCGTCATTGGGTATGGAGTTGAAGGAAGCAGCCACAGGCGGTGGATCGGACGGCAATTTCACAGCGGGCATTGGCGTGCCAACGCTGGATGGAATGGGGGCCGTGGGAGAAGGCGCACATGCGGCGCATGAGTCCCTGTTGCTGGATCATTTGCTGCCGCGCACGGTGTTGTTGGCGGCCATGATCGCTTCCAGTGAATAG
- a CDS encoding GNAT family N-acetyltransferase: MVIRPVEDDDIPAMVKIRAVEWGDEAYWLNRITAYRDGKVSPQYGLPERALFVAIEDESIVGFVAGNKTTRHACQGELEWLNVAAQKRGLGIADQLIARMGAWFVQQGAGRVCVNAAVDNVAARRVYGRCGAEPMNDHWMIWADARRMVPPPSVQTD; this comes from the coding sequence ATGGTCATTCGACCTGTCGAGGACGACGATATCCCCGCGATGGTCAAAATCCGTGCCGTCGAATGGGGGGACGAGGCCTATTGGCTGAACAGAATCACCGCGTACAGGGACGGGAAGGTCTCGCCACAATATGGTTTGCCGGAACGCGCGCTCTTCGTCGCTATCGAAGATGAGAGCATTGTGGGCTTCGTCGCAGGAAACAAAACGACAAGGCATGCCTGCCAAGGCGAACTGGAATGGCTCAACGTTGCAGCTCAGAAACGAGGCCTGGGAATTGCCGACCAACTGATTGCTCGTATGGGTGCGTGGTTTGTTCAGCAGGGCGCCGGTCGCGTCTGTGTGAACGCCGCCGTGGATAATGTCGCAGCGCGGCGTGTCTACGGCCGATGCGGGGCCGAGCCGATGAACGATCACTGGATGATATGGGCCGATGCACGACGGATGGTTCCACCGCCATCAGTACAAACAGACTGA
- the fabZ gene encoding 3-hydroxyacyl-ACP dehydratase FabZ, producing MSEIVTPVMDVQQIMKLLPHRYPFLLIDRVLEVEPKQRILCLKNISVNEPQFTGHFPDYPLMPGVLIIEAIAQAGGALLLNEIPDRENKLMVFTGIDGAKFRKPVVPGDQLKIEVTVLNWRSRAVKMQGVATVDGKVACEATVTCQLVPRPSQTAAPAKTAGESNPQQDGPTLPEAAV from the coding sequence ATGAGTGAGATCGTTACCCCCGTCATGGATGTGCAGCAGATTATGAAGCTGCTGCCGCACCGCTATCCGTTCTTGCTGATCGACCGCGTCCTTGAGGTCGAGCCGAAGCAGCGCATTCTGTGCCTGAAGAACATCTCGGTCAACGAACCGCAGTTCACCGGCCACTTCCCGGATTATCCGCTGATGCCGGGCGTGCTCATCATTGAGGCCATCGCGCAGGCAGGCGGCGCGTTGCTGCTGAACGAAATCCCCGACCGCGAGAACAAGCTGATGGTCTTCACCGGCATTGACGGCGCGAAGTTCCGCAAGCCCGTCGTTCCCGGCGATCAGTTGAAGATTGAGGTCACCGTGCTGAACTGGCGTTCGCGCGCCGTGAAGATGCAGGGCGTAGCAACGGTTGACGGCAAGGTGGCCTGCGAAGCCACGGTGACGTGCCAGCTTGTGCCGCGTCCGTCACAAACTGCTGCCCCGGCAAAGACTGCTGGCGAATCAAACCCGCAGCAGGACGGCCCGACACTTCCTGAGGCTGCAGTCTAG
- a CDS encoding SDR family NAD(P)-dependent oxidoreductase: MQHAGVSLSLEGRVALITGGSRGIGAAAVRLFRKAGAMVAFSYRAAEAQALALQEECGGPEWCLAIRQELATAADGDALVKAAVQHFGSLNILVANHGIWPPHDAPIGSMSNAQWSGTIGVNLDSVFGLIRASVAQMQSQQPIDNVRGHVILVSSTAGQRGEAFHADYAATKGALISMTKGLSTELAPQSIRVNCVAPGWVHTEMTESTLTDPIASKKVFSAIPLGRVATPEEIAGPILFLCTPLAGFVAGEIFNVNGGAVLVG; the protein is encoded by the coding sequence ATGCAACATGCAGGTGTCTCACTCTCTCTGGAAGGTCGCGTCGCTCTCATCACCGGCGGCTCACGCGGTATTGGCGCGGCTGCTGTCCGCCTGTTTCGCAAGGCAGGCGCAATGGTTGCGTTTTCCTATCGCGCGGCAGAAGCGCAGGCTCTGGCTCTGCAGGAAGAGTGTGGTGGACCGGAATGGTGCCTCGCCATTCGTCAGGAACTTGCCACCGCTGCGGATGGCGACGCTCTCGTAAAGGCCGCCGTGCAGCACTTCGGCTCATTGAACATTCTTGTCGCCAATCACGGCATCTGGCCGCCACACGATGCACCCATCGGCAGCATGTCCAATGCGCAGTGGAGTGGCACCATCGGCGTCAATCTGGACAGCGTTTTCGGTCTCATTCGCGCATCGGTGGCCCAGATGCAATCTCAGCAGCCCATCGACAACGTTCGCGGCCATGTCATCCTTGTCAGTTCCACCGCCGGACAGCGCGGCGAGGCCTTCCATGCTGACTACGCCGCCACCAAGGGCGCGCTCATCAGCATGACCAAGGGACTGTCAACAGAACTAGCGCCACAAAGTATCCGCGTAAACTGTGTCGCGCCGGGGTGGGTGCATACCGAGATGACCGAAAGTACTCTCACCGATCCAATCGCGTCTAAGAAGGTGTTCAGCGCCATTCCGCTGGGCCGCGTAGCCACGCCCGAAGAGATCGCAGGCCCCATCCTGTTCCTGTGCACACCGCTTGCAGGATTTGTGGCCGGTGAGATCTTCAACGTGAACGGCGGGGCCGTGCTGGTTGGATAA
- the efp gene encoding elongation factor P yields the protein MAIPATQMRPGMVIKHNEKLHSVFSVEHRTPGNLRAFIQAKLRNLESGAMFEHRFRSGDAIDRVIVDDVAMEFLYQDGEEYVFMNMADFEQTSLGRDILGDAVDYMLPNIKVDISFIDGKPVGVELPNVVEMTVVETEPGIKSATASSVTKPAKTETGLIVQVPPFINEGEKIRIDTAEGAYMSRA from the coding sequence ATGGCGATTCCTGCCACCCAGATGCGCCCCGGCATGGTCATCAAGCACAACGAGAAGCTGCACTCGGTTTTCTCGGTTGAGCACCGCACCCCCGGCAACCTCCGCGCCTTCATCCAGGCAAAGCTGCGCAACCTGGAATCCGGCGCCATGTTTGAGCACCGCTTCCGCTCTGGCGACGCGATTGATCGCGTCATTGTCGACGATGTTGCGATGGAGTTTCTCTATCAGGACGGCGAAGAGTACGTCTTCATGAACATGGCGGACTTCGAACAGACCTCGCTGGGCCGCGACATCCTGGGCGATGCCGTGGACTACATGCTGCCGAACATTAAGGTGGACATCAGCTTCATCGACGGCAAGCCGGTGGGTGTGGAACTGCCCAACGTGGTTGAGATGACCGTTGTGGAGACGGAGCCGGGCATTAAGTCCGCAACTGCTTCGTCCGTGACCAAGCCTGCCAAGACGGAGACTGGCCTGATTGTTCAGGTGCCGCCGTTCATCAACGAAGGCGAGAAGATCCGCATCGATACGGCTGAAGGCGCATACATGAGCCGCGCGTAA
- the hisS gene encoding histidine--tRNA ligase, giving the protein MASIVKAIRGTRDLLPPETALWNRVESTVRAVFARYNFGEIRTPVLEATELFARGVGEETDIVSKEMYTWEDRARAASEKAQSLTLRPENTAGVVRAYIEHKLGDTGQLQKLYYIGPMFRRERPQKGRYRQFFQIGAEVIGPATSGSESALRDAEVLEMLATLLDELGIPRASAANEYKGWKLHLNSVGSATDRPRYIAALREALAPVKDKMCPDNQRRAETNPLRVLDSKDEADQEIINALPKIADYLDEASTEHFVQVKAALDACGVPYEVNPRLVRGLDYYTRTTFEFTVDLGLGTQNALLGGGRYDGLSEMLGGPKAPGIGFAIGEDRLILTLQALEESRAVAEGEPAAAKIDAYIAPLSTAQNPAALALARSLRAAGLEAEVGDGNFRLKKSFENADRIARTIIILGEDEVAAKTATVKHFAGGEQNKVAFADLVTALKK; this is encoded by the coding sequence ATGGCTTCTATCGTGAAAGCAATCCGCGGCACACGCGATCTGCTTCCCCCTGAAACTGCATTGTGGAACCGCGTGGAAAGCACCGTTCGCGCCGTCTTTGCCCGCTACAACTTTGGTGAAATACGCACGCCCGTATTGGAAGCAACGGAACTGTTTGCACGCGGCGTGGGTGAAGAAACCGACATCGTCAGCAAAGAGATGTACACGTGGGAAGACCGCGCACGTGCTGCCAGCGAGAAGGCGCAGTCGTTAACGCTACGCCCGGAAAACACCGCAGGCGTGGTCCGCGCCTACATTGAACACAAGCTCGGCGACACCGGTCAGCTGCAAAAGCTTTATTACATTGGCCCCATGTTCCGTCGCGAGCGTCCGCAAAAGGGACGCTATCGTCAGTTCTTTCAGATCGGTGCCGAAGTCATTGGCCCCGCAACGTCTGGCAGCGAATCTGCGTTGCGCGATGCGGAAGTGCTGGAGATGCTGGCCACGCTGCTGGATGAACTCGGCATTCCGCGCGCCTCGGCAGCGAATGAATACAAGGGATGGAAGTTGCACCTGAACTCCGTCGGCTCTGCGACAGATCGTCCGCGCTACATCGCAGCGCTGCGTGAAGCTCTGGCTCCGGTGAAGGACAAGATGTGCCCGGACAATCAACGCCGCGCGGAGACGAATCCGTTGCGCGTGCTGGACAGCAAGGACGAGGCCGACCAGGAGATCATCAACGCGCTGCCGAAGATTGCCGACTACCTCGACGAAGCTTCCACGGAACACTTTGTACAGGTAAAGGCTGCGTTGGATGCCTGCGGCGTTCCCTATGAGGTCAATCCACGCCTCGTGCGCGGACTGGATTACTACACGCGCACCACGTTTGAGTTCACCGTCGATCTGGGTCTCGGCACGCAGAACGCGCTGCTGGGCGGAGGTCGTTATGACGGCCTGAGCGAAATGCTTGGCGGCCCCAAGGCTCCCGGCATCGGCTTTGCGATTGGTGAAGACCGCTTGATCCTGACGCTGCAGGCACTGGAAGAGTCGCGTGCAGTGGCTGAAGGCGAACCAGCAGCAGCAAAGATCGACGCGTACATTGCACCTCTCTCCACTGCGCAGAATCCTGCCGCACTGGCACTGGCACGTTCGCTACGCGCTGCCGGATTGGAAGCGGAAGTGGGCGACGGCAACTTCCGTCTGAAGAAGAGCTTCGAGAATGCAGACCGCATTGCCCGCACCATCATCATCCTGGGTGAAGACGAAGTAGCCGCAAAGACCGCAACCGTGAAGCACTTTGCTGGCGGCGAACAAAACAAGGTAGCCTTCGCCGATCTTGTTACCGCATTGAAGAAGTAA